The Lactuca sativa cultivar Salinas chromosome 2, Lsat_Salinas_v11, whole genome shotgun sequence genome includes the window TTACAGCTTTCTTAAATGCAAGAAAAGCTGCTTCAGGTAGGTAACCATATGTTGTTCCACTGTCTAAAACCGTTCCAAGACTTCCATTAAAAACACTCTGACTCAAAGGTAACCGCTTTCCAGCAACATGTAACTCCTTCAGCTCAATATTGTAATATGGGCTGTTGATGCATCAAATGTAATGTtattatgttaaaaaaaaaaaaagtgaaatttatAGATATAAAGCATACCTACGAGTAGGGTTTGAGTAGGAATAGACCATTCCTGAGGGAGGTGAAATGTCACCAAGAACCATGGCACCACCAACAATATCCATTCCACCATAACACAAAGAGAAGGAATCACTGATTACACCTCGGTCAACAAGTTGGTCAACTAGACTCGGATAACCACGACCCAAACCTATTATTCCATCTGCATGTTGACTGTAGAGATCACCAGTTTCCACATTTTCACAACCGAAAATGGCACGTTGAGGTGAAACTTCACTTTCGTTGCCAAATGATATGATgtcttcaccaagaacaccactgCTAGTACTGAATTCAGCGTATACATTTTCATACACACATTGCTTTTTGTCCTTGTCACATGTGCAATTCTTGTTGCACTTCACAGATTTGTAAGTGCTGGATGACTTTGGATCAAACTTTGGATCCTGTTATGTTCAATAATTAACTTTCAGAACCTTAACAAGAAATACATGATATCACGTAAATATGTAAAAAGGAAAGAGTACCTCATGATTGCCACATTCTTTACAAGTAGAACATGGAACATAGGTAACAGTACTCCCTGTGTCCACAATAAGAGCAAACTTCTTCGGTGGAGATCCAATCCACAGCCACGTTGTGTAATACCTAATAAACATCAATTCAATAAATCAAGTATGAAGATTGAAGTGATCCGAAGTGACTTCTGATCATTGTTAATAGATCGAGGAAATTAATCGATACCCGTCGATGATGAGATCATCATGGAGAGCCATCCGCGCGTTGCGGCGATGAGCGTCGGATTTCTGGAGGTGGCGCTGGGATTTGCCGTCGCCGGAGAACGAAGAGATCGGGGAGGAGTTAAGAGGAGAAGGAAAAAGAGGTAGAAACATGGTTTGACGATTGGAACCAGCATTCGGAGGATGGAGAATAGTAGTTCTTGGATCATCAACGACCGCAGAAACAAACACAGACGACCATAGATTATTAAACAGAACAAAACTCGACAGGATCAGGATAGCAGTAGTAGACGAGGCCAATGCCCCGGTGAATCGTGCCATAATTCGTTAATCACTGAACTGTTGCGTCTGTGGATCGAGAAAAAACGAAGAAAATGACCATATATATGTCGCTCTTACTCTCTCATGAAGTTGTAGAGTTCCGATGGAGTTATCGGTGACTGTGAGTAACGTTTTCCCGCTGAAAAGCTATTTTAATTCTCATTCGAAAGTGCCGGCGACGACGTTGATCGGATCTAGGCGTGACATGAATACGTGGATCGGATCGTTCTTAAACAGATAATGATGCACAATATTCCTTCACGTGCTTTCTCTCTCTTCACCATCACTTTTGTTTTAGGTAGTGCTCGATATTATAATTAAACTAACGCTTCTCGATTAACAAAATGggcacgtttttttttttttttttttttttttttttttggtttttgaaagCTAATCATTCTCTCCAAAACACCACATTTTCTCTAAAAAATAGAATTCAAACTAGTGATGAAACCCCGCGCTGCGAGGATTGGAGGCCGTCGATTATTATAGAAGCTTGATGTTTTTTTTTGGATGTTTCATCATTTACAAAAGAGCCAAAAGAAATAGGAAAATAACAACTGAAAATTTTAACCAGCATACTCCAATGAGCATTGTCAAGAACCAACACAATGAAAAGTTGAACCTTCATCAATGGTTTTCTTAATCATGTTTAGTTACCATTGTCCAGCAGACCTTCCCTCAAGACAAACCTGCATTTTGAATGGAAAAATAAGTAAAATAAAGATTCAAGTTATAAAAGTAGAAAACATTTGAATGACTCAAGAATACACAAACAAAAATATCAGTATAAATATCCAAAAATCTTCAAACATGCAAGAAACAGGCCATTTGATTCAAAAGTAGGTTCAAACAATCAAAAATGAGAAACATGGAAGAAAGCAACAATAATCACCCCTAATCACCTTAAATACATTTACAATTGGTTTTGATGGGTTGGCATTACACCTCGGAGGATTCAACCTAAGAACATGGTCAGCAAACGGTTTATAAATCTGAACACTTTATATTTCTGTCATTCAAGAAACCAAATTGTTGCGAGATGCTTGTAAAAGGAATGTAGGTAAAAATGTCAAATGACTGAACTACCCTCATGAGAAAATGTCTGAAAAAGCTAGATTTGATTACCTGTATAAAATCGGGGACTGAAAGAAGTGGCTTGCCTCCAGCCTTCTAATTTGTAACCTGTAAAACCAAAAATTCTTCAATTTGCACAATCATGTGTAAACTGTAATAGGGAAAAACTAAACCTAAAGCACAATAACTTGTGTACTTGTATTAGAAGCATAATAAGTGCAAAGATAACCTTTGCAACTTCTGTCAAAAAATTCACACTAATAGCATTAAAGCTCAACTTCCCATCCATCTTACATATGTACACCAAAATTGGCTGTGGGAAAAAAAAAGAAAGTATGTAAGCTAATGAGCAACTTGAACAGCTTCAATGGAATGAATATACATGGTATGACtggaagagaagaaatgaagaagGAAGAATCACCTGTAATCCAACTAAGATACAATCACCAACTACCAAGAAAACATTAAGAGTTCGATGCTTCTTTGATAGTTTACTCTGATGCCTATCATGACTGGTGTAAAAGTGAGGGTGTTTTTCAGGAAAAAAACCTTTAATGGGGTCAATATCAAGTGCTTAgccaataaaataaaaaagaaacagtCGCTTACTCGTATGGAATCAACCAACAACACTATAATTCACCAAAACTACAAACAATCAATGAAATCTGATCAAGtaataagaaatcattaaatTGCTGAGGTCTAATAACctaaaatgatttttaatatgGTTACCCAAGGTCTAGTAACATAAGTTGATTTAAAAAACTAATATGATGATTATAGATGATGGATGAATCAGATATaagtaaacaaaaaaaatgtacCTTTTGTGTTGTTTCATCAAAATTGTAAACCTGCAAcaaaatcagaaattaattgagtGAAAAGGTACCAATCCCACACCAGAAACTCACTATAGTTGAATATATTTATACAATAATATGGCAACATTTCGATTGTGTAATTAAAAAACTTAAATTGCTTGAAGTGATGGAAATTATTGAGTTGCTAACCAATGTTTGTTGTCAGGTTTACTGTCACTTAGGTAAGTTCATTGCAAAATATCAACAAAATATAgtcaaagaaagaaaaaaaaaataaaaaaaaaagagtttttttGCCAAACATGGAAGAGATGATTATGTTTTTCTTACTTGGTGATGAAATGGAagctaacactccatcctttgtAAACCTGCAAAACAACCCATATGCAACTATTAAAACTACTACATGCCTGTACgtttatgtatgtgtgtgtgtgtgagagagagagagtcaattTCAAGTGGAAAATTAGAGGGAAAGCGAAAAAGAGTAATCATCGGCCGGTATAGTTTCTATCTTTGATCCAGTTATTGGAATTCTTCTGCCTTCTCGTTTTGATCTGGTTCTAAGTCGGGGAAAACGGTCAACACCTTGATGTAGATCAAAGAGAGCGTCTTAAACATTCCTCCATGTAGCCATAATAAAACAAACATATTAACCAATAAATTATATCTAAAGTATATTTGAGAAAATTTCAGCAGATTGCCCAGAATTGGAGGAACATAAACAACTAATGAATAAGTTCATGAATAATAATtgtaattaaattaaaaagaatAACGATAGATTTACCTTCGGTTCACCCAGCGCAAACATATTCTCTTCAATTTCGGAAATTTCCATGATTTACGTTGACAAAAATATGAGTTTGTTGACTTTAGATAACCTGAAATGATTAGCATACGATAGCAATTACATTTCCGTTAGCTCAGTAAGAAAAATCAAGGAAAATCATGAATATGATAGAATCACCAGATATTTTGTTTTGAACCAAATAACGACGAATTGAGGGGTTGaaccaaatttaaaaaaaaaaataattaaaaacaattatatGAACTCAGAAAACAGGAAACTACATAAATTTTATcagtaaattacaaaaaaaaaaaaaaaaaaagaatttgacAACAACCAATTTGGAAAAACTTGATCGGTAAATTACatcaaataaaaccaaaaataaacaAATACTTCAACCATTGCTAGAAATCTCTTCAATGAAGGATACAAAGAAAACATAAACAGGGTTTTCAAATTTAGTACCCAAGCATAACTGACCTTGCAAAGAAGATTCATCTGACAAAATTATATGGATGCCATTGAAGGAGAAGACGATGTGAATATGGAAGAAGTAGTTGGGCGGCGATTGTGGGCGGATGATGGAGCGGTAAGCGATGAACTGGGTGTCGGCTGAAGTCAGCAGTCGGCTTGTGACCGTCCTTCCCCTTTTGTTGATGGTAGCGAAGGACAAATACCTGGGATTGGATCTTCGGTTAGACGCAGAGCATGAATCGACACTCTTGGCTTGTCGGTTTTCTTGGTTTAGGGGAAATCGCCAGCAAAGGCCGATAAGAAGTCAGAAGCGGAGATGAGGCGGTAGAGGATCCGGAAGAAAATGAAGCGGTGGAGAGGACACTGATCTAAATTGAATGGGGGTAAAGAGCCGACTCAAAAATCGATGAAAAAAGCGGTGCTTACCACATGTATGGACACCGATCTTATTCTTATTGGCCTACACGgacgttttaaaaaaaaaattaaaataaaaatcaaagtGGTCCAATCAGAAACAACTCCTGTTCATGGTGTAGTTTAGAAttagtttatatataaataacacgTTTATTATATGGGCTCCTCATCTTAgactaatataaataataatcattagattttaaactttggTTACCATTTCAAACATGGATGAGTTTTGAACTAATAATACCCTAAGATAGAGATGTGATACATAGatccatataataaacataaaacaTGTAGTTATTTGGTTGAGTAATTTCAAACTTGTGTTTTGTATTTGAATTAAAATTTGTGCCTAATAAACTAATTATGAAGTATGTACACTCCATAACTTATTCTACACC containing:
- the LOC111902755 gene encoding aspartic proteinase 36; amino-acid sequence: MARFTGALASSTTAILILSSFVLFNNLWSSVFVSAVVDDPRTTILHPPNAGSNRQTMFLPLFPSPLNSSPISSFSGDGKSQRHLQKSDAHRRNARMALHDDLIIDGYYTTWLWIGSPPKKFALIVDTGSTVTYVPCSTCKECGNHEDPKFDPKSSSTYKSVKCNKNCTCDKDKKQCVYENVYAEFSTSSGVLGEDIISFGNESEVSPQRAIFGCENVETGDLYSQHADGIIGLGRGYPSLVDQLVDRGVISDSFSLCYGGMDIVGGAMVLGDISPPSGMVYSYSNPTRSPYYNIELKELHVAGKRLPLSQSVFNGSLGTVLDSGTTYGYLPEAAFLAFKKAIMNEVHSVKQIKGPDPTYDDICFSGAGSDVSQLVKSFPSVEMVFGKGEKLLLTPENYLFRHSKVHGAYCLGIFQNGKDPTTMLGGIIFRNTLVMYDRKHDKIGFWKTNCSDLRATLAV